The sequence CTCTGATTTTGATCCCGAACCTGCTGCATTTCCTCTTCCAAGCCATGTTTGCTTGCTTCCATGTCTTTGAGCATTTGAAGCACGTTTCTGAGCTCCAGTGCCATAGCTCTTTGATCATCTTGAGATTGAGAGTGCAAATTTTGCAGGGTCTGGAGAGTGGCCTCAATTTGTGCATGGCGCAAGTGCTCACCTTGCATACAAGTCTGAAGGTTTTCCAACTCCTCCTGCTTCTCTGAAAGTTCTTGATCTTTCATAGCAATCTTCTTTGCAAGATTATCTGCCTCAACTCGCAGTGACAAATTCGACATCTCCAACAGGGTACACTTCTCTTCAGCAGTCTTAAGTTTTAAACTTCCAATCAAAATATCGTTGTTAAGGCGCTTTACATCTTCTTTAGCACTGGATATATCTTTCTTGAGCTTCGATATAGTCTCCAAGCAGCATTTGTACTGGAGTGCAGAAGCTTCTTTCTCCTTGTTCAGATCAGCAACAGACTTTTTAAGTTCGGAGACTTCATTTTCAGCACTTTCTGCTCTCTTCTTAAGCAGTTTTGCCTCATTTTCAATAACTGAGATTACATTCTGTAGAACTGAAAGTTTGCCAAGACACTCGTTGTACTGATGAAGAACCGTTTCCTTCTCGAGCTCTAATCTTGAAATCTCATCTTTCATAGTTTGAGCTTCACTTTCTGCTTCTACGGCTCTTACGTTAAGTCCTTTCTTGTCTTCTTGGACTTGAGAAAGCATAGCCTCCAGATTACATATCTTCTCCAGATACTCCTTGTGTTTGATCAGTCCAGCATTTTTCTCAGCCTCTAACTGAATGAGGGTTTCCTTCAGTGTCTGGACTTCAATTTCAGCTCGGCTGGCCTCGTCATTGAGCCTTGTTGAATCCTTTTGCGCATTATTGAGCTCTCCCTCCATATTAGATAGTTTAGCCAGACACTGTTGATACTGGAGGAGCACACTTTCCTTTTCAGTTTGCACATCAGCAAGAGCTTGCCTTAAGCCTTCAACTTCACTCTCAGCTTTTCCCTCTCTTTCTGTTTCCTGAAGAACCATCTCTTCAAGATTCTGATTTTCATTTGACAATTGGAGCACTTCATCACTAAAGCTTTCttcattctctttttccttcttcaagCCTTTCCTGACCCTTCCTCCAACAGATCTTGAACTTTGGGCTGCTGCTTCTTTGTCCCCTAACTTCCCATGTAATTTCTTCAAACTCCTCCTCTTCATTCCATCTTCTGAATCTTCTTTATGAGACACCATCGTAATTGTGGAATGTGCGTCGGAGTCAGAAAGCTCCTGTGCATCATCAAGCAAGTCGTCTCTGTCAAATAAAGCACGCACAGGAAATTTCATTTCTGGCGTGTTGGGCTCCTTGTCTTGTGCCAAAGGCTTCGAAGGTGAATTTTCAACCAGTTCGAAAGGTACATGGTCAGGAAACGCTTTTGCGATTGTGCGATGGGCATGCCGGAGTTCTGCTGTTGCATGATCATATCTTTCAGCTAAGGCACGGTATGCGCGGTAGAATTCCTCAACCAATTTCATCAACTCGGGCCGTTTTTTGTAGTACATTTCTGCCCGTCTTGCAAATGAGTCTGCATCTTCTTCAATTAGCTTGATCATGGATTTGACTTTGGCATCCATATCTGTCATGCAATGAACAAGTTCAGTAATTTCTAAACACTCAACCCAGGAAGCAACCAAGAAAAGTCGATCAGTTAAAATTCAAGCAGGTTTTATAAGCAATCAAGAACGTGAATGTTAAAGACGAACTGGATGAATTTCCCACATGATAAGAACAGTGTTTTTGTTTATCAGAACAAAAAAGATGACGTGTGTGTTGGATTTGACGGATACTAAacgtatttatataaacagaaGTCATGAAGCATATTGCCATTTCAAACCAATCAAAGAGGAGAAATATCCTATGCCATTGAACGATTGAAGACGGAAGACATGACTAAACGTGTACGAGAGGAACTAAATACTGGACTTTACACATAAGGCCCATGTAAGTCCTGGTGGGTTGGTCTGCACTAAGGTCATAGAAGCATTTGAACACAACCTAAGTCCATTGTTGTTGAAGAAATTCTTATCTATTATTGTAATGATGAACCTACGGTATGAAGTTAAGTTTTACATCAGACATCctgaatcataaaattttcattatgaaCATACATAGCGAAAGAACACAAACATGACCACAATCACCAAATTCCATAATCTCAAAAGGGTGATAAGGAGTTCAATGGGAGGCAGAGTGTGGAAGAAAAGTATCCACCTGTGAGATTTTCTTGGAGCCATTTAGAGTTCTTTGGGCTGATGTGACTATCCCACCACCAAGAGTACAACCGTCTGGTTTCAGAATGTGTTAAGGTTGCCATAACTCCAGCAAAGAACAGAAACTCAACTACCTCCGACCTTGTAGAAACCTGATCCTTACACCAGTAACACAATAAGAGGCCCTCTGTCCAGGCCAGTAACTAGAACACTAAGCTGAACGGACAATGTCTCACACCTGGAAGAATAGAATCAGATGTAACAAAATATGCAACAAACATTTCCCAGCGTTATCAATGAAATATGCCCCGAGAACTAAAGACTCAAGCTTTTCAGAGTATCAAGGGATTTGATAATACCTGCTTGGTCAGAAACCAGTTGCAAATGCAGAAAATGATTGCTGCACCTCTATGCTAATCAATGAAAGAAATCCTGAACCAAATAAGTATAACATTACTCAGACGTCACATGCATTAAGCAAACTAAATGTAGTATATTCACAGAAAGTAACACAAAGTAAAGAATCTAGTAAAAGTAAATAGGTTCTTGAGTTGATTATAGTCCGCAATCGAAAGTAttcttgaaacaaaaataaattatacacttatagtaaaattatccaaaattatCCTCTATcataatatgaaaagaaaataaacaaagccCTAAATTAAACTCAAAGAAGTGAAGAACATCAAATTGCCAGCGCTTATGGCACAAAACAGTATGAGCAACGGCTGGAGTGTTATTTAAAGAATCAGCTGAGGGTGAAAATTCCAATCCCTCCATGTCAGGCAAAGTTAATATTCATTGTAAGAGTTAAATTTCAACAAACAACTTATTCAGACAAAAATTACCTCAAGCACTTTCTAGAATAATTGTAAGAGtattttaacaaatgaaaGACAAAACACTGCATATATCAGCTACTCCATCAAACAAAgagacaaaatatttaacaagGAAGATGGCTTTTTCAAGCCAATTAGCTTCCCTAAAACTgccaaaaaacaaagaataaagAGGTGAATCTTCACTCATAACTCAGATCAAATCAACAACTTTCAGAAGAAATGACtctggagagagagagagagagagagagagagagagaggagagagagagagagagagagagagagagagagagagagagagagagaacagcAAAGCACCAAAATTCACACAAAGTCACATTCTCAAAAACATCTCAGAAACAACATGACATTCATGCAAATGGGCTGTCCAGAAAACCTCAAAAGATCAAATCTTTGGACATCAACAGAAAAGATGAATTTCAACggttttacaaataaatattgaaaactcacaaaagaaaaaggaaggaaaCAGAGTCTTGATCAGCAGCTGTTGTCAAGAAAACCACCCCAGCTGCTAAATTTCCACATTCACCCCATTCTTTCTCTCACTACGCTCTCCAGCTTtcttctctccctctctctatGTTTGATGGGTCATCCGCAATATGCACTCAGACTTTGGTTCTTGGTTGGTACAGTGTCAGTATGACAAACTGTAAAAGTACACCCAAGTGATAAACTTTTATCTCTAGACCTCTGACTAGTACTACTATACAATACATCTAGATGTATGTAGACGTATATTcgtatatatagtatatacatacatacatacggCTCTGTTGTATACGCAGTAAATgtgaatatgatttttttaaaaaaagggaaaTTGACGTTAAATGATTTCAATGAATAGGGATTCTGATAACGGACATATTTTGTGTGTGGACTTTGATGTCTTTTGTCTTTGCTTTATTGGGTACAGAGAATGGTGAGTACTCATTACTCAGATCACTCTCTGATCTTTTAAGGATTTCCActgctgatttttttttcccctaacTTTATTTATCTTTGCAAATCAATTtgtattaagaaattaaataatttctatattaataaatttgaatctttaccaattttaattaatcactttCACTTACACAgatatacttataaattatctATCGATGCAGTTCTAATATAAACTTCGAGTACACGACTTTTCCTTATAGAAAATGATTGTTTTTATCAACTAAAAttctgtttattttataatatgaataattttaacaattttaaaaagaaatccatataataatgatatagTAATTTGTATTGAGTTTgggaataaaaattgaattctcatgaaaaattagcactttataaaaatatattgaaaaacttatctaatctaataatgaaaagtaaattaaGCCTAAATCAATATGTGCTGTagtaaaaagtgaaaataaacaagaaaatgtcGGGGCTTGATTCGAGGTACAACCGAGCAGCCAAGACGTACAAGTGAAACAACATAATTCacctagatataatttttaagacaCTTGTGCAAGATTTGGTGTCCAATTTCAGATGTAACATGCCGACTAACTTGAAAAAGAATGGCCGAAAGTTGAACGACAAGCAGCTTAGTAAATGAGTTGGTTTCTTGGTGTGACAAttgtcaaacaaataataaatcgacattaagtataaattattattttagcatAGGCATATATAGGGATTTTTCTAGCTCATTTAAATCACTATCCAAAAGGGCCATTTgcttattaaaaattaatgtaaatcaCATTGATATGTATTAAGTTAggtttaaatacatatatatgtatatacatcaCAACATTACACGTACACTTGAAGAGATATTAGTATAATGTACATCATaagatatttgtataaatttttattgctgaataaaaaatatatttataatattgcaaaGGCCACCAAATATTTATGCATTTAAAGCTAACTTTAGAAGACGttgcataaaaattaattacatttatatatgagaaaaaaatgggCAGAAGTAGgttgtgggggggggggggggggcgcgCTTGTAAATNNNNNNNNNNNNNNNNNNNNNNNNNNNNNNNNNNNNNNNNNNNNNNNNNNNNNNNNNNNNNNNNNNNNNNNNNNNNNNNNNNNNNNNNNNNNNNNNNNNNNNNNNNNNNNNNNNNatatatatatatatatatatatatatatataaaatccagattcagttaataattaattcttgaagctctattcttttcttttcaaacttctgtttcttttgaggaaataaaatgattaaattaatcatcaaCATTGTTATAAAACTATCGacaataaattgctattcaaataataaagttgaaaattttaaaaattgagcaTGAATTTAATcatgtgaagatatatatatatatatcgttgATTCACTagaattaattactttttcaccccaaatttcttaatatatatcaagtacggatttaaataaaatttcaaaaaaaaaaaagggggccccaaattacttattatttattaaagcaaaagaTTGTATTTAGGATAACATGTTGAAACTTTACAAAATGTGGGGCATGtagacacacacatatacacatatattacCATAtacatgtattatatatatatatatatatatatatgtaattaagtAGAAGTTGTAGGTGCATGGTCTGTCTTTGTGTGGGATTGGCAAAAACATAGGATGCGAccaaaacatataaacatgGGCTGCCCCTTCCACACTGATTCTTCTCAATAATTTGCTTCCACAAAGAGCAACCTTGTATATGTGTATATGCACATCACCTATCTTATAATTCACATACAAAAGTTGTGggaacttaattataatttggtcAAACTTCACTCccttttttcacaaaaaaaaaaaataatattaaagatattttgaCTTCCTGCCCTTCCAAAAAGTTTTAAGTTTACTTTCTCATTGGGTTTTGATCCGATTTCTCTTTCAGCTTCAATATTATACGTACCACTTAATGATCTAGCTCAAATTAGTAGTAGTGACATAATCGATTAGAACTAATTTATTCCTTGTGCTTATATGTATTGAAGTAAACAATATATTAGTAAACAAAATTGTTAATAATCTATATCAcagtatattataatttctcttGTAATAATAGTGGGAGCAATTTTTGACAGCAAGAAATGGGCAGCAGGTATGGCTGAATATTAGAATGTATCGATGGctcaaaatttctttgatttatttatttatttattggtgTTCTGAGACAATGAATTGAGGCATGCAAAACGGCTAcattttgttgatataaagTGACATTCATGAGCACGAAAAAGCAGTAGAATTTATGAATGTGCACATGGAAGTTGCAGTCCGGGTTTTGTAAACAATTTGTTGTCATATATAATCATCCACTCCAGGTGCAGAGGGTCCCCTTACATCATGTGGATATGGTTTATTTGTCCATTCAATACTGTGAGCTAATTAAATTGGTTTGTTTCTTTGAGTAACATAAAATCCACTTATTTGATACACAATATTGCATTCAAGTGTGATCTTAAGAAATGATGCTATGCACTACTGCTCATGTATTAGCCTTCACATGCAGTTGGGAAAATTGGGCATTAATTCCTCTATAAATATGTGCACATGTACCGCCCTTATAATTCTTGTTTGCTttgtttttacataattaaataaatcattcaagttggagataaaattttggaatttggTGTTTTTTTCACATTAGAATATGGTGACTTAAGACAAAACTTGGGCAAAATGCAACTATAATTTTGAAGGTGGCACTTTTTGATCCATTCTAATCTTGATGTTGTAATTGaggacaataattttaaaaaacgtAGTCCATTTCGTCTAATCTCTGTCAGAAAGTGGCAATTtatctggaaaaaaaaaatggggttGTCATGTGCCAAGCATGCACATTTTGCGGCAGAAATAGGATCAACTGTGCTACCTTTTTTAAACTTGTCTttagttacaaaattaaaaaattgaaaaatgctATCACACGataattataggacaaaaaatatattttttccacttATTTTCTGTCGACCATTTTATTGTAAAGACAACGACATCTTTAGGCCTGCATCAGTTAAAACAATTACTtgctttataattaattagtgtaaCTAGATCTTGAAAGTGAAGAATATCATATAAGGGAAGTAAGGAATAGTGTGcttatacattattatatatggaTAAGTAAAATTGAAGCTACTATATATAGGTGGTTtgcattattaaaataaataaatgggcatttgattaaaatacttaataatattgtaaCTTTTAGTATAATCACGTTCTTGTATGATACACTCTGCATAAACTATAAACATGTCATGCATGCTTGTCTTAAAAAATCTCAGAATAATACTCTactgttaaattttttaatgttgcacaaaaattacaagtgATCAATGGCtttataaatttgttgttattttgttgtttattaCCAACTAAATTAAGTTTAGTCGTGATGGACTTTTGTAGATAGAAGTGGGAAAGTATCATTGGATAACAAGACAATGTTCtaaaaaagacataattaTGGGATGCCATCATTTTACTTGTGTTTGGCACAAAGTACCAATGTTTCCACTTGTTACctaaaaacaacaacaaaaaaaataaaaaaaatcatgcataTGCCTGAATAAGGTGTGCAGGAGTAATCAGCTTGTAGAATCAATCtggcacatatatatatatatatatatatatatatatgattaattacatttagcattatctgaaaatgtaatattatatttttttttaaaattatacttacaccctttccaaaaaaattggttTACATCTGACCCCCTTTCATTAGAGTTCAGACAAAAAtgatttacataaatttttaattttttcgcttatttaatattttcaaaaatatttttgtaattataaatgaataatataatatatatatatatatatggagtgtaaggttaacatcattacgttttttttccttataagtacaaaattattacataggaatattaaatgaggggtaaaattataaatttatgtattttttttgctaacttCAGTATTATTCGTCCAAACTCTAATGAAATGGGGTCAGGTAGGATTGTAAatgtcatttaaaattttttaaaaaaatatataactttatattttgagaGAGGGTCtaaatatgtgtgtgtatatacatacaagCAACTACgtttttaacaatatttgtttgttaaacAAGCCAAAGtcgcatttttattttgctttaagTTGGCATTATTTGTACCCCACTCCCAACTGTACAAGTACAAGACGTGgatattaaacaaaaacaagaaccCAATCAAATCAAGGGAGAGATGATTTTGTCTTCAGATCTGcaattgcaataattttctattagaaCTTTCAAGAATTATCGGTTAGATTTGAATCTGTTTTCTCCTTCCATGAAAAATGTTTGCTCAACTCCATCTATGTTGACACTTAGTTAATTGTCTTTGTCTGTTTTGTTGAGACCAAACATGTTCATGGCCACACAATATTTAGATTCAGACTCATTGTAATTGCTAATACTCATATTTGGACTCAAACACATTGAAATAAGGTTTGAATATAAGTCGAATGTAGGCCCCTAAATACTCGTGGTATCGAATgagtaaaatttaataaattccctctcaaaacaaataaatcataaatctaGGCCCCTACAACTTCTATATATGTGGCCTTTAATTTGGTTGGTATGTGGGGAGCGATAAAGCCACGTTGTTAATCATCGTCACACATAACTTGTTACTGCATGATGTTTTGTTGAACTTATAATGTTTCAAAATAAGATTGAGAATTTATGATGTTgcaattacaattaaaataaaaaaggtcacgaattacttaaaaaaaaaatggtacatTACATCAAGATAATAATACAAGTAGAAAAAGTTCTTATCCAAACCAATAAAAAGATCATTTGCTACatgactaattattttttttgaattatacaccaaccatactataaatataatatacttattatataattaattcaaatctaATCAGACTCAGTCTATATTAGAATTTcccttaaaataaatacttggACAAAAATAGCCTGATACAAAAGGTAATTGCGTAAGATTTGTGGATTCAATTACAAGAGAAGGTAACAAACAATCTAACCCAAAAGAACTGTCAAACAGTGTTCTAATGTTTCTCCAGAGTCACATCACTTCCTACAACCAAAATGACAGcaacacatatacatatatagtgtGTCTATTTTGCAATTTGGTGGTTTGTCCTAAAGCAAATATTACTGTCTACTGGCCTTGATGTTGCCCTCCACCTGTTTGTACAATGCCTTGAATTTATGTGAACTATAGCTGGACTTTACCGACACACATGAtgccccccctctctctcttcaataATATTGGGTGCGAGAATTCGgtaaaagggataattttgtatgaacACTTTTGCATTGGACTTTGAATCCGTatcatcaaaatttatgtatGGATTCTTGGTCCTTAGATTTTGTTTTCTATAATTGGTTggattaaattcaaaataattggaAGAAATAAGTCGTCATTGGATGTTTTTTCACTGAAAGGTATTAGAACATTATTTAACTTGCTCACTCTCATCCTCTAATTCACTCATAGAAAGTAacaagttttatattttcacttatGTTTTCGATGTCTTTGTCATAAATAGAATTCCTCAATATTTGGATCATTCGGagaatattaggaaaaaagagaaaaaaatgtaaatgaaTAACATTTGATGAGGAGACGCACATCTATAGACAAGCGCCCAtgtgaaaatatttacttgtatGCATGTAACGTCCTTCCATCAAAAGTCCcgaacaagaaaaagaagagctTGCGTGCCCGGAAATCGAGTAAAAGCCAATTAGAGAGGATATTAAAAGTGATAAAATGGGGCCTAATTGCGTAAAAAAGTGTGTGGTAGGACTAAaccagaaagaaaaagtaataaaaatggGGCCTAATTGCATAAAGATGGGAGATAAGATGCAGATTGTGATTTTGTTTCTTAGTGAATTGGGAGCTTTAGACACTGACGTTCCCTCAAAGATTCGAACCCAATTTTGTGGGTTTCTTTCTACAAATAGTTGATTGTTTTTTCAAGTAACCAAATGGAGAAAATGGGAAGCCATCTTTATCTCCAAATCCACCAAAATTTTTAGTAGCTTGAGAAAAATCTAGCCCATTTATGACCCaaatgtgttttcttttttctttttaattgtgTAACTTAGGTTGTTCTTTGAacaaattagtttttttcccCCGTAAAAACTTAACCTAACAATTAAAATCAAACCCACGTGTCTCTACATATAATATGGACTCGGATATGGGCCAAACAAACGGGGTTTGGGGATGGGCTAAACCGGGCTGATCCTCTGAGCCCATAATTCCAGCCCACCTCAAAACTTCCTGTTATTTCGTAAAATATCTTGAGTCCAAACCACCGAGTCGTGCTTCGAGAACACCAAGGCAGAGGAATTTGCAaaaaccataattttttttcaaatgaatgAATGAAGATTTCAAGAATTGAGATGCGATGAATAAACAGTGTgcgtggtgtgtgtgtgtagtatACTCAAGCCTAGATATTAGGTTCTTGGAATACGTACAATACTTCTTCATAAAACAAGTAGTTTTATTttggggaaaaagaaagaaaaaacagcaGCACTACTTATTATACAAGAATTAGAAGGGCAAAACTCAAGGAAGCATAGACTAACACAACATATATCTTACATAACTACAAGGGCCacatcaagaagctcaccgCGCGGAAAAGATCGGTTCACTGATTTGGGGTGAGAGAAGGGAAAGACGGTATCGATTGAAGTATCAGTTTTCTGCTGCTCCGGAGACCGGGGGACGTACCCACAACACCATGAGGAGGAGAAACTCTCTTCCCATTAGGAGACAATGATTTGATGCCACTGACTGGTGATCCTCCCTGAAGAAAGTCGGGCATTTCTTCTTCTCTAACAGTTTCAAAATGCTTATCAAACTTGGGTGGTGGTGGCAAGAATCTTGGCTTGCCGAAACCTTGGCCAGCATAGATACCGGATGAGGAGCCGATAGAAGGAAAAGAGGACCTTGGTGGTTTCTTCTTTGAGGAAAATGGGAGCTGAACTGATTGCCTGGCAGAACAATAACATAACAGAATTTGTGGTCAACACAAGGAGAAATGTTAATGAGCATGCAAAGTGAAGATACTACTGTTAGTGTTTTTGTACCTTCCAGCCCGTAAAGGTGTTGCCGGAGGCGCAGAATCAATGTTCTGCTCCAGGTCATTTTCGACTGCAGTGTTCTGGAAACTTGGGTCCAGCATGCTCTTTTCTGGCATATCTGTTTCATCTTCCTCGACTTCCACTTCCGTGCTTATTACACCCGATCCTGATTCAGAAATGTGaagagaattttaaaaatggcTCAATCGGTAGTGacaaatttcataattctGTCTCTTgttctttgaaaaatacattgaATCGATTCCcatgttaaattttataagcagTAGTGACATATCTAAATGTATGCTCACCATCCTTTCTACCAAATGCATTTTTACACCCTTCACATCGGCAGTTAATGGAGCAGCCAACACCACCCTTCAAGAAGAGGCGAAAGTTCCCATCAGCTGACAAACTAAAGATAAAGCATATCCTAACAGAAAGATGAAAAGAAACCTGATAGCATTCACAGTATTTCTTGAGGCAACCAGATTTCTTGCAATTGCATCCTCTTTTATGCCGAGCGGAAGCAGGAGTTTTGCTGGAGTCGTCCTGCAAGGAACAATTAAACAGAATAActaaatgcacataatcataAGTGAGCATAACGTAAGTCCAGAATCAGTTTCTAACCCCAGTTTCTGATAGAGAATCAGGGCCCCTGATCACTTTGGGAGCAAAAGCAAGAGGATTTCTTGACTCTATCTGTTTGCGTGTTGCGAGGACAGTGTCTTCATGGATGGGTTTGTTGAAGCAATCTATACAGGCGCACGGCTCCACACAGTACACCCCAGCAGCAAAGCACTCACAGTAACTGCATGCAAAAGCTACAGGTTATTCATATGTGTTTCTTGAGGCAATATATCAAGCAATAAAATAGGCCATCATATGCAATTATCACCAAACAGATTAGATGTCACATAGAATATACCAACTTGGTAAGACTGCAAAGTAAGAAAGTAGTCGAGCTCATAACTTAAGGAGGCTCCAATTGCAATGTGAAGGGACAAGATTTGTGCCATAGGAAGCTCCGAAGATAAAAGAACTTACAGTTTTAGGCATTTTGATTTCTTGCAGTTACACCGCTTACAGGCTTCACCCTCCCCAGATTGTTCCACCCTACGCCTGAAAAGTCAATTTGAAGTTGACAAGAATTATAGCAAAAACCagatattgtaattaatcggtttaggaaaagaaaaacaagaagatgTACCTCTTCTTCTTTGGACTATTCTGATTGATCTCTTCATTCGCCATATATCCCGATGCCTGGCAATCTTCAACGGGCAGAAGAGCATTATCAATGCCATCAATTTCTCTGTCCGATGGGGCAACAGATAAAATGTTGTTCAACAGTTCTTGACCAGTAGTTGAAGGATGGAAATTGACCGATGTGCTAGGTCCAATCAATAGTCTTCCAGAAGCTGACGAATCATGGTTGACAATTTTGTAGTCCTTAGGAGTTGTTGCAAGAGCATTCAAGTGTAAGCCAATGCCAGGCAAAACACGACGTGAAGAATCATTTCCTGTTCTCATGGGAAGTAGTTTCTGGTCATTG comes from Sesamum indicum cultivar Zhongzhi No. 13 linkage group LG10, S_indicum_v1.0, whole genome shotgun sequence and encodes:
- the LOC105171312 gene encoding LOW QUALITY PROTEIN: protein tesmin/TSO1-like CXC 2 (The sequence of the model RefSeq protein was modified relative to this genomic sequence to represent the inferred CDS: deleted 2 bases in 1 codon); protein product: MGEGFEISAKESNQEEGEVMDTPERSKNNQIAASISKFEDSPVFNFLNSLSPIKPVKSIHITQTINPLSFATLPSVFTSPHVSSLRESRFLRRHQLSDPSKPEFSSDERSTIDTNKVNIESSKQSDEERENLNQRVSDGEVAGGPSYDCSKLVVESAEDPSYDFNSPNSGLRPSCGLKAKHMADYACNSSTLVPFVQEASQRGSYGSEVNIEGVSQVDQDKDVSSCDWENLISDASNLLIFESPNGTDSYKKSTDPGTSFYASIPNDMQNMHSLCAAGPGEQAGEGGEPEHLSTQPGEGSEITEIADSHDIIAGSSKMDYEHLSGLYRGMRRRCLVFEMAGGRRKHMDENSGSDSSAMLQSDGSTSSNDQKLLPMRTGNDSSRRVLPGIGLHLNALATTPKDYKIVNHDSSASGRLLIGPSTSVNFHPSTTGQELLNNILSVAPSDREIDGIDNALLPVEDCQASGYMANEEINQNSPKKKRRRVEQSGEGEACKRCNCKKSKCLKLYCECFAAGVYCVEPCACIDCFNKPIHEDTVLATRKQIESRNPLAFAPKVIRGPDSLSETGDDSSKTPASARHKRGCNCKKSGCLKKYCECYQGGVGCSINCRCEGCKNAFGRKDGSGVISTEVEVEEDETDMPEKSMLDPSFQNTAVENDLEQNIDSAPPATPLRAGRQSVQLPFSSKKKPPRSSFPSIGSSSGIYAGQGFGKPRFLPPPPKFDKHFETVREEEMPDFLQGGSPVSGIKSLSPNGKRVSPPHGVVGTSPGLRSSRKLILQSIPSFPSLTPNQ